From the genome of Ktedonobacterales bacterium:
GACTGTAGCTCATTCTTGAGGGTCTGCACCACAGCTTCCTGGCCGATCAGTTCCTGAAAAGTCTGTGAGCGCCATTTACGATAGAGGGCTTGTGATGCCATTGGCGTATCCCCCAAAGGGCAAAAAGAAGCGGTCGTGCACCCACCTTCGACTCGCGCCCATCAATCCACCACCGGCTGCCAACTCAGGCCAGGCTCCCCTGCGTCACCCAGGGAGGTTTCCTTACCGCTGCTTCAATCACGATCTGACGGGGTTCGGAAACATCTGCCGCGCAGGACCCAACCATCAACGCCACATACCGTTCACAAGAGTCACTTCGATAAGCCGCAGAGTGGGAATTCAATCCCGCATTTTGAGCGTTTCGGGTTCAGGGTGGCCCAAGCACCCCATCTAGCACGACCTGATTTGTATTTTATCCGCTCCCAGGCCAGGTGTCAAGAATCGGCTTGGGTGAACTACTTGATCTCTGTATGCTCTGTGCCTACCTATCACCCAATATACCCATCTCCCTGCTTGCTTACGGATCTGCATAAGATGACTACCCATTGAATATAGAACATGTTTTCAACTTTGTCAACTTGAGGAGGCGAAGGGTCATGGGTCACTGGCGCTCAGTGAATTACTCCACAGCCAGGAGATGAGCAACTTCATGGGCAAACGGACAGAAGCGCGGTATAGTTGGGGTAATCTCATCGTCTTTTCAGTCGTGTGCAGGAAGGAGGGGGCGCGGCAGCGGAATCAGCCCTTTCGCAGCGCGTTCACTGGTATGAGCGACCATCTCACCGTTTCTCGTCTCCTGGGGAGGCATATACTGTTCCGTCTGCTGCCAGGTTTGGCTGCGCTGGGCTTCATCCTGGCAGGCTGTGGCAATCCCACAACCACCCAGAACCAGCGCTCCAGCACCCCAGTCTCGCTACCCGCTATCCCTGCGCTTGGTGGGCTACCAGCGGGGATAGTCAATGCGCTGCCCGCTGGCGGCCTCTCTCCCGATACCACCTTGCAATTGACCATCGGACTCAAGACCAACCGCCAGGCATTGGCCGATGATCTGGCCGCCATGTCCGACCCTTCTTCCCCACACTACGGCCAATTTCTCACCCCGGCTGAAGTCGCGCAGCGCTATGGCGCATCCCAAAGTACCATTGACACCGTGACCCATTTTTTCACCTCGCAAGGCTTTAAAGTCGTTGCCCTTTCGTCCCTGCGCGATAGCCTGACCGTCTCTGGGACCATCCTCCAGATTGCTGCCGCCCTGCACGTGGTTACACAAAACTTCCAACAACACGGGAAGACCTTCTTTGCTCCGGCGGGAGACGTGACCCTGCCGCCTGATATTCAACAATACATCACCTCCATCCTGGGAATGAGCGACTTTGGGCAGCCCAACCCCAAGCCCACGCCACCACCTGATCTGCCGCCAGCCTGTAAGGGTGAATCAGGCACCCGGCCCGAAGCAATTGCCA
Proteins encoded in this window:
- a CDS encoding protease pro-enzyme activation domain-containing protein, which translates into the protein MGKRTEARYSWGNLIVFSVVCRKEGARQRNQPFRSAFTGMSDHLTVSRLLGRHILFRLLPGLAALGFILAGCGNPTTTQNQRSSTPVSLPAIPALGGLPAGIVNALPAGGLSPDTTLQLTIGLKTNRQALADDLAAMSDPSSPHYGQFLTPAEVAQRYGASQSTIDTVTHFFTSQGFKVVALSSLRDSLTVSGTILQIAAALHVVTQNFQQHGKTFFAPAGDVTLPPDIQQYITSILGMSDFGQPNPKPTPPPDLPPACKGESGTRPEAIANTYHYTDAYNAGYTGKGISIGVVEFNDDVSEKDVNTFLSCTTGGKLHRQLVRVNGGAVATDDGSTGEAELDFEYLAALAPDAQLVEYQYNFCASIICLPDTPSFPAAYEAVLSKIAQDGRVQVASASWGADEQFFSRSELFAIDQTIQRMAAEGITLAVASGDCAAFDDGTYGKPTIDFPSSDPYALAVGGTVLATDGTGTRASEPAWSSANPDKGQCDNSWGTGGGVSVVWRQPSWQKGAGVK